A genomic window from Nematostella vectensis chromosome 9, jaNemVect1.1, whole genome shotgun sequence includes:
- the LOC125572447 gene encoding uncharacterized protein LOC125572447, protein MVGEKDSSTYRKKRKRVFYGKQKQELNRSDRDESSQTTRGLVEEPGPSHSRSADYTPDHSEQAPASASRKKLSDHGYNESFDGEFSSDDQSLSKFDSDHEEVSGDDAEACEYRVVDLGCLSSYLSDVHRCEEGKLEIKETTSARAGLKSSFEVKCSSCHETETLTTSSQIHQRGKSFDVNRRVVYHSLESGNGYEGLASFCRVMNMPCVSKAAYYKQLDIIVNAQEEEGRREMCSAAKRLRQKLIGDDGKEFELLDVAVSFDGTWAKRGFTSLTGVVFAISIDTGEVLDYHVLSKQCQTCTINRGKISDDGEFEDWILEHVASGACDINFVGSSPAMEAEGAVVLWSRSIERHNMRYKWMICDGDSKSHNSVQDIYDECRVEKLDCVGHVQKRMGKRLLQLKSRRKGKLDDGHTIGGRGRLTEAKIKKLQKEYGLAIRQNTVQDTNPTERDIDVAVYAMKKNIIASLHHNIGMPDLKKQHQYCPKRANSWCKFQQDEATGISRYDSADCLPEVFLEVLRPVYMSLSETDLLKRCVRGKTQNPNECINSLVWARCPKHKHHGPKVVRFAAASAVCHFHGGAASREKVMESLLIPAGSHTKQGSLLKDRKWVQKADRQVSEKAKKKRQATQMRRVRREEALRSAEGVTYESGAF, encoded by the exons ATGGTCGGAGAAAAAGACTCATCGACGTAccgaaagaaaagaaaacgcgTGTTTTACGGCAAGCAAAAACAGGAGCTGAACCGCTCAGACAGAGATGAAAGCTCTCAAACAACTCGTGGCCTCGTCGAAGAACCAGGACCCTCACACTCTCGATCGGCAGATTATACTCCAGATCACAGTGAACAAGCTCCAGCAAGTGCTTCTAGAAAGAAGCTTAGCGACCATGGCTACAATGAAAGCTTTGACGGAGAGTTTTCTTCGGACGATCAAAGCCTTTCAAAATTTGACTCAGACCACGAGGAGGTATCTGGTGATGATGCTGAAGCCTGCGAATATCGAGTCGTGGACTTGGGATGCCTCTCTTCATATCTTTCCGATGTTCATAGATGCGAAGAAG gtaaacttgaaataaaagaaactacTTCAGCAAGGGCAGGGCTGAAATCCTCTTTCGAGGTTAAGTGCAGTTCCTGTCATGAAACTGAAACTCTGACAACATCAAGTCAAATCCACCAAAGAGGCAAGTCTTTCGATGTCAACCGGCGAGTAGTGTACCACTCTCTGGAAAGTGGAAATGGATATGAGGGACTTGCTTCATTTTGCAGAGTCATGAATATGCCATGCGTTAGCAAAGCAGCATATTACAAACAATTGGACATAATTGTCAATGCTCAGGAAGAGGAGGGAAGACGTGAAATGTGTTCGGCCGCAAAAAGACTGCGTCAGAAGCTGATAGGAGATGATGGCAAGGAGTTTGAGCTTCTTGACGTGGCTGTCAGTTTTGATGGAACCTGGGCCAAGAGAGGCTTCACATCACTCACTGGAGTGgtttttgctatttctataGACACTGGAGAGGTCCTAGACTACCATGTCCTCTCCAAACAATGCCAGACATGTACCATAAACAGAGGCAAAATTTCTGATGATGGAGAGTTTGAGGATTGGATACTAGAACATGTGGCTTCAGGTGCATGTGACATAAACTTTGTTGGAAGTTCTCCTGCCATGGAGGCAGAGGGTGCTGTTGTGCTCTGGAGTAGATCCATAGAACGTCACAACATGAGGTACAAGTGGATGATTTGCGATGGGGACAGTAAATCACACAACTCTGTCCAAGACATCTACGATGAATGTAGGGTGGAAAAATTAGACTGTGTGGGGCACGTGCAAAAAAGGATGGGAAAGCGGTTGCTCCAGTTGAAGAGTAGGAGAAAAGGGAAGCTAGATGATGGCCATACGATTGGTGGCCGTGGCCGCCTCACAGAGGCCAAGATAAAAAAACTCCAAAAGGAGTATGGTCTGGCAATTCGCCAGAACACTGTGCAAGATACTAATCCCACAGAAAGAGACATTGATGTGGCAGTATATGCGATGAAAAAGAATATAATCGCATCTCTACACCACAATATTGGGATGCCGGATCTTAAAAAACAGCATCAATACTGCCCAAAAAGGGCAAATTCCTGGTGTAAGTTCCAACAGGACGAAGCCACCGGTATCTCCAGGTACGACTCAGCAGACTGCCTTCCTGAGGTTTTTCTAGAGGTACTGCGTCCAGTATACATGAGCTTGAGTGAGACTGATTTACTGAAGAGATGTGTTCGTGGAAAGACACAGAACCCTAACGAATGTATTAATTCGTTGGTTTGGGCCCGATGCCCAAAACACAAGCACCATGGCCCAAAGGTGGTGCGATTTGCAGCAGCATCTGCTGTCTGCCATTTTCATGGGGGGGCTGCTAGTAGGGAGAAAGTGATGGAGAGTCTTTTGATTCCTGCTGGCAGCCATACAAAGCAGGGATCCCTTCTTAAGGACAGAAAGTGGGTGCAGAAAGCAGACAGGCAAGTGTCTGAAAAGgcaaagaagaaaagacaGGCCACCCAGATGCGCAGAGTACGCAGGGAGGAGGCTCTAAGGAGTGCTGAGGGTGTTACTTACGAGTCTGGAGCCTTTTag